In Arthrobacter sp. PAMC25284, a single genomic region encodes these proteins:
- a CDS encoding DUF4352 domain-containing protein — protein MSPASGPSIGAPFSVKMGNGDIAKITIVSAVRTDAVSTTAFATAAKNGSYLLLDVLWETESGKTSSNPFYFTAKDADGRKADLSLFADNQLGSGDVLPGDKTRGFIAFDIAPGASTVMISTPLMQEAARIQIPG, from the coding sequence ATGTCCCCTGCCTCCGGCCCGTCGATTGGGGCACCGTTCAGCGTCAAGATGGGCAACGGCGACATCGCGAAGATCACGATCGTCTCTGCCGTGCGAACGGACGCTGTTTCCACGACGGCATTCGCCACCGCGGCGAAGAACGGCAGCTACTTGTTGTTGGACGTCCTCTGGGAAACAGAATCGGGTAAGACCAGCTCCAATCCGTTCTACTTCACTGCCAAGGACGCTGATGGGCGCAAAGCCGATCTGAGCCTCTTCGCGGACAATCAGCTTGGCTCTGGCGACGTTCTGCCGGGTGACAAGACTCGCGGATTCATTGCTTTCGATATTGCGCCCGGTGCTTCGACTGTGATGATCTCCACCCCGCTGATGCAGGAAGCCGCACGGATCCAGATCCCCGGGTAA
- a CDS encoding CsbD family protein encodes MGLGDKIHNASEKLHGKGKETAGDATGNDRLKTEGKRHQVKADLKQAGEKVKDAFKKH; translated from the coding sequence ATGGGCTTGGGTGATAAGATCCACAACGCTTCGGAGAAACTCCACGGCAAGGGCAAGGAAACCGCCGGAGATGCCACCGGAAACGACCGGTTAAAGACCGAGGGCAAACGCCACCAAGTCAAAGCCGACCTGAAGCAGGCCGGCGAAAAAGTCAAAGACGCCTTCAAAAAACACTGA